From a single Shewanella denitrificans OS217 genomic region:
- a CDS encoding serine hydrolase domain-containing protein produces the protein MNKDQLQTALETVLAEYQLAGASVILYHNDKMISANAGIISAEDGEYNVDTKFRIGCLVKVLTASQIMALVDDNLLDLSLPIAGYLPALNALNSSALSLVTAKQLLCHESGLVANFYYQDEKLTTVNLIDALSKKSDEELFISKPGEHCSYSNVGYVLLAYLIEQLRQKSWVDDLDERILRPSDIVFQESGQEGVNSKVPFGLCLNKSYQGPYLTFEPKDITPADGGALALSATELMQIAKLHLKQGISDTSKQVLSEQSVQNMQSNIANPSGPWASMKGLAYGWLAYADGSYGFSGDGIRQHVLIRILPTENIGLVIVANYHSAGILFNELWKYSLETIGCTPDIKQANQRMVNKAVELEEGFDLRFSDSSRQYRMYWMDGAGRVELTSNNPELFGDNKSVELLHVDHNHFVAPGLGNFCNLWLLSEVNQNNDGNYLWNGVSLLRGQGQIVNVI, from the coding sequence ATGAATAAAGATCAACTACAAACGGCATTAGAAACGGTTTTAGCGGAATATCAATTGGCAGGCGCATCTGTCATTTTATATCACAATGATAAAATGATAAGCGCTAATGCCGGTATAATTAGTGCCGAGGATGGCGAGTATAATGTTGACACTAAGTTCAGGATTGGTTGTTTAGTAAAGGTACTAACAGCAAGCCAAATAATGGCGCTTGTGGATGATAATCTACTTGATTTGAGCTTACCTATAGCTGGATATTTGCCTGCCTTAAACGCGTTAAACTCATCTGCCTTATCACTGGTTACAGCAAAGCAACTCCTTTGCCATGAAAGTGGCCTGGTTGCCAATTTCTACTATCAAGATGAAAAGCTGACCACCGTGAATCTCATAGATGCTCTCAGCAAAAAATCCGATGAGGAACTTTTCATTTCCAAGCCCGGTGAACATTGCTCATATAGCAACGTAGGATATGTACTATTGGCATATCTTATTGAGCAACTTCGTCAAAAAAGCTGGGTAGATGATTTAGATGAGCGAATACTGAGGCCATCAGATATTGTATTTCAAGAATCTGGTCAAGAGGGGGTTAATTCAAAGGTGCCTTTTGGACTGTGTTTAAATAAATCTTATCAGGGACCTTATTTAACGTTTGAACCAAAGGATATTACTCCGGCAGATGGAGGGGCATTAGCACTCAGTGCAACTGAGCTCATGCAAATTGCTAAATTGCATTTGAAACAGGGAATAAGTGATACCTCAAAGCAGGTGTTAAGTGAACAAAGTGTGCAGAATATGCAAAGCAATATTGCGAATCCCTCTGGTCCATGGGCAAGCATGAAAGGTCTCGCTTATGGCTGGCTTGCATATGCAGATGGTTCTTATGGGTTTTCCGGAGACGGTATCAGACAACACGTTTTAATACGTATTTTACCAACAGAAAATATAGGTCTTGTTATTGTTGCAAACTATCATTCTGCCGGAATCTTGTTTAATGAGTTATGGAAATATAGCCTTGAGACTATTGGGTGTACGCCAGACATAAAACAAGCAAACCAAAGAATGGTCAATAAGGCTGTTGAACTGGAGGAAGGATTCGATTTGCGCTTTTCTGACTCATCACGTCAATATCGAATGTATTGGATGGACGGGGCTGGCAGAGTGGAGCTAACCTCGAATAACCCCGAGTTATTTGGAGACAATAAAAGCGTTGAATTACTGCATGTAGATCATAATCATTTTGTTGCACCTGGGTTAGGTAATTTTTGCAACCTTTGGTTACTGTCTGAAGTGAATCAGAACAATGATGGTAACTATCTTTGGAATGGCGTGTCCTTGTTAAGGGGCCAAGGCCAGATCGTGAACGTTATTTGA
- a CDS encoding ISAs1-like element ISSde9 family transposase: MYIESFKQHFSAIDDHRQSAKVTYPLFDVLFGSLCAVIASSNGWFEIREYILGHHSWFKKQKMFIDGIPADDTIARIVSMIEPDSFNACFLAWMKSVHQLTNGEVIAIDGKTLRGSYNRDDRSSTIHMISAYASANKLVLGQLKAEQKSNEITAIPTLLKMLDLRGALVTIDAMGCQTAIATTIIDKGGDYLLAVKNNQGNLAKAINKAFSSHRSAGLSDDHVNIEKSHGRIENRACFVLSSAELDGDFTHWEALKSIVMVESFRAVKGKTASLEYRYYISSKVLSAEQALSATREHWGIESMHWVLDVSMNEDECQIYKNNGAENLAYLRHMSLNMLQKEPTKLSIVGKRKRCLMNPAFLEKVLIAGLCAPTK, translated from the coding sequence ATGTATATCGAATCATTCAAGCAGCATTTTAGTGCCATTGACGACCATCGCCAAAGTGCAAAAGTTACCTATCCCCTGTTCGATGTACTGTTCGGTTCGCTGTGCGCTGTTATTGCGAGTTCCAATGGCTGGTTCGAGATCCGAGAATACATTCTTGGTCACCATTCTTGGTTCAAAAAACAAAAAATGTTCATCGATGGGATCCCTGCTGACGATACCATTGCTAGGATAGTTTCTATGATTGAGCCAGATAGCTTTAATGCGTGCTTTCTCGCATGGATGAAGTCGGTTCATCAGCTGACTAATGGAGAAGTCATTGCGATTGATGGAAAGACGCTACGTGGGTCATATAATCGCGATGATCGAAGCAGTACTATTCACATGATAAGCGCTTATGCCTCAGCGAATAAGTTGGTACTTGGTCAATTAAAAGCAGAGCAAAAAAGTAATGAAATCACAGCCATTCCAACCCTATTAAAAATGCTAGACCTGCGCGGAGCGCTAGTGACAATCGATGCTATGGGCTGTCAAACGGCTATTGCTACAACGATTATCGACAAAGGTGGTGACTACCTATTGGCGGTAAAAAACAATCAAGGCAACTTAGCTAAAGCAATAAATAAAGCCTTTAGTTCGCATCGTTCGGCTGGCTTAAGTGATGACCATGTCAATATAGAAAAAAGCCATGGTCGTATAGAAAATCGAGCCTGTTTTGTGTTGAGCTCAGCAGAGCTTGACGGTGATTTTACACATTGGGAAGCACTCAAATCCATCGTTATGGTTGAAAGCTTTAGGGCTGTTAAAGGTAAGACGGCGAGCCTTGAATATCGTTACTATATCAGTTCGAAAGTGTTATCAGCAGAGCAAGCCTTAAGTGCGACTCGCGAACATTGGGGGATCGAGTCAATGCACTGGGTCTTGGATGTCAGCATGAACGAAGATGAATGCCAGATCTACAAAAATAACGGCGCTGAAAATCTCGCTTACTTAAGGCACATGTCGCTAAACATGCTGCAAAAAGAACCGACAAAGCTCAGTATTGTTGGTAAACGAAAGCGTTGTTTAATGAATCCAGCATTTCTGGAGAAGGTGTTAATCGCTGGATTATGCGCACCGACTAAATAA